TGGACATGTTTAAACAATAATTTTGGGTGTTTGTGGTAACAAAAAACAAATGTACTTACCTGGTGTTTATTCACTAAATTGTGTCATATGTATATTTTTGGTAAAGATGCATCACAAGATTATAAGGATGATTATGCCACGAGAAAATTAGTGGATGTTTAAGCACGCCAAATTATATAGCATAGATCCATTTTGTACTTATTAACCATTTTTAAATGTGTTTCATGCATCTTCATCCACTCCATTTTGGACatttttttctgttttatttaATGGACTTATTTAAAGAAATATTTGGACCAATTATAGGTATTATAAATTGGTATTCTATTTAAGATGCTAACAAATCCACTATACTGTTAAAAATTATAACAAAATCCAAATATAGTAATGAAAAGTTTTTGTGATAAAAAAGTCATGGACAAGACATGGAAACTTGCCTTTCTCTTTTGCCTTTCATAACTTTAGGTGGACAATGATTTTGGGGCTAAATAAAATTTTAGCATAAAAAAGCCAAGCTGAGTGAGTTGTAACGGATACCCTTTGTCAAAGCAATGGCCAACTTTTTAATTGATTCTCCTATTTTTTTAAGCTTTTAGTAAATAAATAGTAAAGCATTCTTTAAAGAGTCACCAACCCATGAGTCCTTTTTAAGTTTCCAAAGGTTTAAGAGAATATAATATGGTCATTATATTTGAGAATTTGTTTTGAGTTTCTCATAAGTTTGAATTATTTCTCATAGGTTTTTATTAATTACATTTCATTACATTGAAAATTATCAAAAGGACACCTACAATCTAAGCTTGCCCAAATAATTAGTAATTCTTTTCAagtaaatatgttttttttttaacaagtGAAAATATTCAAAACACAATTACAGAAATAGTGATAAATATTTTTTCGAAACAAGAGGGCATTATCATTCCTTTtgttttttataacaaaaaaaatcGACAAACTAAGTACACACAAACTACACATTAATTCAAACTTTTCACATGCTTCAGACTTAAAAAACAGAGCCCCGACCCGATTTACACCAATCAAAGCCCCACCCAATCTAGACCAAACCAACCGTCCGATCACCACCTTCATCCAACGATCCAACGGCTCCGATCGTCTCAAATCTTCTCCAACTTCACCCCCTTCACCACCGGATTCTCCCTCGCAATCGCCTCTTTCCCCACCGTCTTAAAATCAAACGAACACTCATGCTTTTCAGGGTACCTATGGGTCCCACAAAAAACCATCCCACACTTGCACGTAAAGCCCGTCAGCCCCACGCGCTTCCGGCAACACCCACACCGGTTCCGCTGCTCCGGTTTAGCATCCGTGACCAGAACCGTCGGAACCGTCAGATCGGGGGTAGTCAGATTGGGTAACGACTGATCCGGAGAAACGAGATTTGGTACTCCGGCAGCGTCGGCTACGGCGGCGCGTGAGGAAGACGATGATTCAGGTTGGCGCGTGAGGGCGATTTTGGCGGTGGAGATGTGGTGGTCTTTGAGGCAATGATCTTTGTAGCACTTGGAGCAGAGGTTGAGGGTGGTGGGGCTGCCGAAGAAGCCGCAGTTGTTGGCGCAGAGGACGTGGGTGGATGGTTGTTGACATTTGTGTTCCTCCGCCATGATTGTTTTCCGATGAGAGGATGAATAATCAGAAAACGGAgatggggaggggggggggggtgtggggtGATATAGGGTGGGGGAAATATAGgggtaggtggtggtggtggaaatgTAGGGTTaaagaaaaacaagaaacaaGGGGAAtaattggtggtggtggtgatggtggttgttaTTGGAATTTGGAAGCTTCTAGGAGCTTGCCTTGGtggattttttatgtttttttttttttgattaatGTAAAGTTAATGGATATTGCTTTCATCACCTTGTCATCTTTTTAATATTCTTTTTAGTGTTTTGACAAGAGTGGGACATTTTTGGTATGTGGGGTTGTAACGGTCaccttaaaaaaaaattagagttaaatgcttggttgttCCTTGTGGTTTGAGAAAATTGCAGATTTGGtcctaagggtctgtttggtatggggtaatggaatggacgaaggaattgaatagacgaggtaatggaatggacgagggaatacaatggatcattaccattccatgtcttgtttggttaccatgtgaatgTAATGAATTAtaattgtgtattgttcggtaggcaagaaaaacagagtaataaaattagcggtgagtggtggtggtggtcggtggtagtgattgtgggtggttataggtggcggtggtgggtgtcggcggcggcgatgggtggtggtggtggcggtgcggcggtgacgacgagtggtggtggcgacaaggtggccgttggtggtgggtggcagcaaaggtggcggttggtggcggcgacagcggttggtggtggtggtggcgtcgacgatggtggtgggcggcagcagcgagtggcgttggcggttaatcgcagctgtgggtgataacggtggcgagtgggtggcggcggtggttgtcggggtgaggtggtggcgggtggcggcaaTGGcatcggtggtgggtggtggtggtggtgggttgtggcgaatgTCATgagttgtggtgttgttgatgaatggtgcaagagggaatggaatggaaaaaaaacatggggagtgaaaagaatgattttgagggaattgAATGctttttggaatgggtgattccatttcattgaccaaccaaacattattttcttcattccctcatAATCACTCATTCCATTCTATCTTTCATTCATGCATACCAAATACTACCTAAGGGTTCACTAATTACACACTTGGTCCTGGTGGTTGTAATTTTTGAACTCGGGTAGTCCTTATCGCTAACCTATGTTAAATATATCAGTTAAGTATGTGTTAAATGACTAAATTGCCCTTaaactaaaaaacaaaaacacctaaaaatattttaaaaaacaaAGGGTCCACCCCTCATCTTCTCCCTCTTTtcaccaaccaccaccatcacctccaccttcaacccatcaccaccaccaccattgtcaccttcaacccaccaccTCCATCTCCACTGTaaacccaccaccttcgccgtCACGCCTCCACCTCCACCATAAACTCAATATAAGGTATTCACATAAAACCCATAATCCACCAACTTTCCAAAACAATGATTCAAACTTATCGCATGTACCAACACAGTTCATATCTGTCACCTTCTTCATAGATTCCGCTTTTGTTTTCTTCAATATGTATTTTCCAGCAGCCAATTCAGACCCTACAAATAGGGATCTGGAAGACCGGTCGCAACAAATCTGTTATAAGAAGATACAATCTGGTGACCAAGGGGACCGTTCCATCTTGTTATACCTTGATCTTTCAAGGCTTCAACTGCACCGATGCTGGCGACCAACAACCATGTTTTAATTGTAGCTCCGTTGTTCATGTTGGGTTTGATTTGATTTGAAGTTTGGGGTTATGCTTTGAGTGAAAGGATACTAGATATTAACCCGAAGTGAATGATTTTAGGTGATTGATGATTTTGACTGTAATTAGTGGAAATCTACATAATAATGAATTTAGGTGATTCATGATTTTCATGCTCTGTTACTGCAATTGAAAGTTATTTGCAAATGTGATCATCAACCTTATGATTTCTGAATTAGATTCTGGTGAATTTAGGGATATTGGAAAGATACAACAATATTCTATACACATGTTTAATGCATAGTGAGAAGAATTATGGCAAATGAATAAGAATTGGAGAGAGAGATGGTGGGTtgaaggtggaggtggtggtgatgggttaaagagtgagagagagatgtgggagaagaagatgaaggatgaGCCCAtcttgttttggtttttttttaattgttcagGGATACTTTAGTCATTTCACAAAAACTTAACTGGAAAATTTAACAATGGTTAGTGTTAAGGACCATCCGAGTTCAAAAATTacaaccactaggaccaagtgtGTAATTAGTGAACCCttgggaccaagtctgcaatttttgcaaaccacaaggaccgaccaagcatttaactcaaaaAATTAGTATATTATTTAGTAGGTGAAAATTCGATTGCGCTCCTTAAAATTTTTGTAAAACTTTATGATAGGCAAAATTCGATTGCCCTCTTTAAAAAATTTGTAAAATTCTCTGCTCGTGCTTGATTCCGTTGCCCTGTTCGAGTTCTTTCGTATTTGTTCTCATGAATCTTGTTCTTTATCTCCTTCCTTTAATGCATTCTTCGTCCAAACATGTTTGCGTAAAAAGATTCTTCATTGTCTCTCTTCTTGTCGTGTACTCCTTGCCCGATTCTATTTTTTACATCTGCTCAAGGGTTTCTAAGAGCTTGAGGGGTGAATATGGTCTTATAAAGATATCGTGCACATTGATTAAAAAGATAAAGTGTATATAGTTTAGACCATCGTTTAGGGACTTGTCTTCTTAATGAGACTGGCCCCGTCATATCGAAAGAGTACAAGAATTGCTATGATAACACATTGTAACAACATCATGGGCGGATCCAAGGGTTTCTGTGGGTTTCAGGTACCCCTTGGTTTGGAAAAAAAGTTAGTGGAAATtgtgtatgatttggaaaaaaactagtgagaattagtgaaaatctaccaaaaggaacccATGGAAAAAAATTCTTGCATCCGCCACTGAACAACCAAACGCCATGGCAATGAAATTTCCCGCATTGACATTGTACATTCAATCTTGACAATCGTGGTTCTGTTCTTGGTGATCACACAGGGGCCTCTTAGTAGATCACCATCCAAATATTACGATTAACCTTAGATGAAAAAGTGATGAGTTTTGATGATATGCATTTTGCGGGTGCCCAAATATGCATAATGCTTGCTAAGACGTGCATTATGTTTACCCCAAAATAATATCTCATATGCATGAGAGTGAAAGATTCATCATATGATACATTGATCCAAAATACTTTTAGGCAGGGTTGTCTTCGAAAATGTTCGAAAATCTTTAGACCCTATGCGAACAAAAAATGTGGGCccttaaatataatttaaaaaatatatatatatatataaaaatttaaaTACATGAAAATGAATTAATGTCATTCGAATCAAAATCATTTAATGTAACTTGACAAAATTAATCAATTAATGTCATTTGCATTTAATAAATAGATAAGgaacaaaaagaaaaacaaaactgAGGACACCGGGATTAGAACCCGTGTCTTCTTCTTAATAAAGTGACTTTCAAACCACCAAACCAAGTGTTTCACAATGGCATTTTTCCGATTCATTACGTATATATTCTAACTTTACTGTGTAAAACTAAtacaaaaacaaaagaaattgggCCCTCGATGGGTTTGGGCCCTAAGCCGTCGCCCATCCCGCGCACCCTTCGGGTCGGCCCTGCTTTTGGGCATCTTCACCATTAGACATATCTTATATTTTATTATTAGCCAAAAATGCAGCTTAAGGAATGGAGGATTGAGCTAGGGTATCTTGAATACGATTATGTGAGGGTAAAAGGCGAACCACGAAAACACATCTTTTGTTTGAATTCCACGttaacacttatatatagaacGAAAAAAGGGACGACGCTACTATAAATACTGGCCACCGATTATAATATACAGTATATTAGGTCAAGCTAATTCTCAAGCTATTGATCAGTTTAAGGAGTTTAAAATTTATTTTCGTTTTATATTTGTTACCAACAAACTTTATTAAGCACACCAATGCAGGACTGGCAACAAAACAACAGAGACAAAGGACCACAAACACAGAAACAAAGACCAAACTGAAAACCAACAATTACAGTTACacatagggctgcaaacgaactgaactttcagtgaacagttcatgaaccgttcggcgggaagttcgtttgtgttcgttcgtttaataaatgaacgaacacgaacaaaaaaattcgttcgtttagttaaatgaacgaacatgaacaaaggccatgttcgttcatttgtgttcgtgaacgttcggtaacgtgttcgtttacgttcgtttgtgttcgtttgtttatgttcgtttgtatgttcgtgttcatttgtgtataggaatatatatacatatatatatatatatatatatatatatatatatatatatatatatatatatatatatatatattatactctATTTTATTACCCaacttatattatattatattgtatgGGCCAACTTATATTTTATCGTTTGTTTATGTCATATGTGTTGAGCTTACTTGATGATGGTTGGACGAATTCAAGTTTATTTTGGTTATAGACGATCTCAAGGTTATTTTGGTGGATTAAATGGAGACTTGAAGTTTAAGATGAAGTTTTGAGACACTACTTTGTGTTAGTtatgtttataaaaattatatattaagctACTCAAGTTTGGATAATTAGCTTGGTATATTTTGGGTGGATCTacttagtgtttttttttttgttatgatcATCTTCGAAAGTAAatatatgttcgtttgtgttaGTTTATGTTCACtaacgtttgtttgtgttcgattGCGTCTGTGTGCattcatgaacgttcgtttgtgttcggtacctaaattaacaaacgaacacaaacgaacacgaacaagttcatttccttaacaaacgaacacgaacaaaaaatctcgttcggtaagtgttcgtgaactgttcgtgaacacatgaaatccttaacaaacgaacacgaacaaggctgtgttcgtgttcgttcggttcgtttgcagccctagttaCACAAAACAATTCTTAAGAGACATCCTCCATTTTTGCCAACACAAAGCACTATGCTTCGATCTGTTATCGTTCCACGAAAACAGCTGCACCGTAACGTTATCCATAGTAATCTCAATAGAAAGACCATGCTTGTTAAAAATTAGCTCATCGCTAGGCTTCCAAATGGGAAGAAAAATTGTTTCAAACTAAAATAGTAAATAATCCCAAATACGAGGGACTAAAACAATAATTTAGTCTTACTTATGAAAAACAAAAGGCGTTATTAGATCCATCTTCTCCGATCCTCTCAACAAATCACATCTCCAAAACAAACACCAAATTCCTTCCTCACCACGTAACCGATCTCACGATGTCGAAAGACTTCAACGTCCCGCCGGTCATCTTCCCCACCGGCGGCAACCCCAACACCGCCCCACAACGCCGCCTCCCCACCGCCCCATTCCAACCACCCAGATCCTCAAACCCTAGCATCCCCTTCATGTCCTTCGACATCGGTTCATCTCCAGCCTCCACCTCCTTCTCCACTCCTCAATTCACCAACATCTCCGGCACCGGCTCAACAAACTTCGACGACGAACCCCCTCTCCTCGAAGAACTCGGCATAAACACCAAACAAATCTGGCACAAAACCCTCTCCATTCTAAACCCGTTTCGAGTCAAACCAGATCTTCACGAACAGGCTGATTTATCCGGTCCGTTTTTGTTTCTTATGGCGTTTGGATTGTTTCAGTTGCTTGCTGGGAAGTTGCATTTTGGGATTATTTTGGGGTGGGTGACTGTGGCGTCTTTGTTTTTGTATGTGGTGTTTAATATGTTGGCTGGGAGGAATGGGAATCTGGATTTGTACAGGTGTTTGAGTTTGATTGGGTATTGTATGTTGCCGATTGTGATGTTGTCTGCGTTTGCTTTGTTTGTTCCTCAAGGTGGGATTGTGGTGTTTGTGTTGATGGGGGTTTTTGTCATGTGGTCGACTCGGGTTTGTACCGGTTTGTTGGTGGAGTTGGCGTCGTATGGGGATGAGCATCGCGGGCTTGTTGCGTACGCCTGTTTCTTGATCTATATGTTGTTTTCGTTGCTAGTTGTGTTTTGAGTTTCGATATTGTTTTGGTGCTGTCATGTGGGTTTAATCTTTGTTTGATGTTTTAACGTTTGGATTACGTATATCGCGGACATAATGGATAGATTTTGTAAACTAGTTGGTATTGAGTTTAGGGTTTATCATGATGAATGAATGAACGATTTGCATATGGTTATTGTTGCTTGTTATTGTTTTGTGTTCTTCATACTTATGATTCTATCGTGTTAGCTCGTTTGCTATGAGGTAGTTTGACGCTGCTTATACTTGCTCTGTTTATAATATCCTTTTGTCGGTCTTTAACGGGATTGCTACCCTAACTACGGTTTAGAATGATCGATCTTTGGCTGGGCCTAGGTTAGGGAAAAGTGACAACATAAGGACTGGTAACTCATTTGTGCATCTTTACTGTAGTTACTGTGAAAAACAGTTTTTGAACTATGAACGAGTGAGACATTTTATCAAGCACCTAGTTTGCATATTATTGTAGTGTATAAAATCCATCTTGCGATGAAGTGAACTCCATGTAAAAAGTGCGACTAGGAAGCGTCAAACTGTGTAGAGGGCTTCGGGCGGGCAGGGATAGGTCATGCCAGTGATAGTGGTTTGATTCTAAGCTTtgttttaaaaagcgcgcctaGCGTGACTCGTGAGGTGCATTAAGGCGCAAGTGCTTGCGCCTTTTGCATGGTTTAAAAAAACGGTCGAGGTGGCCGTACTGAGGCGCGCCTCGAGGCGGAATGGAGCAAAATCGTATCACGCCTCAGTGGTGTGAGGCACACGTATTGTTTCGAGGCGGAACTATTTTGTCATGGAGGACGTGTATGTTTTAGGCGGGATAGATTAGGGTTTTTATAGGTGCCAAACTTACTGGCGGCAATAATAAAACTAGCGCGaccttttttttgtttctttaaaTATCTTTATACGGTTAATCAGTATCTACGTCCAAAAACACAAAATCCCATCTTCAATCTTGAAATCGTGATTCTTCTTCAATCTTTAATACAGGTAAGTTTTCTTTAATGCTTTGTTTACTCGATGATTCTTAATAATTGATGATGATTGTTAATTGATTTATGGCTGATTTTAATGATACTTGCTGCTGTTAATTGATTCTGTTATGGCTGCTTTTGATGATTGTTAATTCATTCTCAATGCTTTATTTAATCGATCATGAATAAATACTGCTGctgtaaatgttttttttttctgctgTTAACAATACTTGCTGCTGTTAATGATTCTGAACTTCCGATTATTGCTGCTGTTCTTGTTTTAATCTGATTCTGATGTTAATGATTCCGATTATTGCTGCTGCTAATGATTCCGATTTTGCTGCTGTTAATAATACTTGCTGTATAATCCTGTATTCTGTATGTTTACTGTGTAATACATGCTGTTCCTGTAATCCTGTATTATGTATTCAGTTTATTCGTTTAGATAATATTTGATGTATAATACTTGATGTTCCTGCAATCCTATGTTCAAATTCAAAGAAGTTACTGTAtacttttttcatttttcaaattcaAAGTGATTACTATACAGTTTTTATGTTCCAAGCGCATAGCTTCAAAGGAGGTAGACATTATTTTGTAGTCAGTAGTTACTCTTTTGTAATTTTAGTACTATTCTCATCTGTGGATTATATAATAACACATGCATGAAACAAGAACTAAATCCCAGTAAAAGATATATATATGAAAACTGGTAGTTTAAAGGTGTTGAAAATACATACTATATAGGGTGGTCGATAACACAACCCAATTACCAGTTTTAAAAGGAAAACCACATAACTTTGtttcaagaagaagaagaatggagATTTTGGTCAGACATTGGGAAACCCTAGGTGGAGATCACATACAACATCCTGGAGAAAAATGACGTTAGAAAGTTGTTTTTTGTTACGATTTTGCCCATCACATGCCTCTCATGTGATCAGGTTTTAACTAGAAAGTGGATGGAGTTAGTATAGTCGAGTAAAACTGCAATAAACTAGAAACCTTTGTATGAAAATTGCAAGACTTTTAAATTTTGTAAGATATAGCAGCAATTGGCtataaaccacaaggaccaaaaccCCTATTTACTCTAAATTTTAATACCTCCTCGgccttacgcctcgtgaggcgaagg
This genomic stretch from Helianthus annuus cultivar XRQ/B chromosome 8, HanXRQr2.0-SUNRISE, whole genome shotgun sequence harbors:
- the LOC110872373 gene encoding protein YIPF5 homolog — protein: MSKDFNVPPVIFPTGGNPNTAPQRRLPTAPFQPPRSSNPSIPFMSFDIGSSPASTSFSTPQFTNISGTGSTNFDDEPPLLEELGINTKQIWHKTLSILNPFRVKPDLHEQADLSGPFLFLMAFGLFQLLAGKLHFGIILGWVTVASLFLYVVFNMLAGRNGNLDLYRCLSLIGYCMLPIVMLSAFALFVPQGGIVVFVLMGVFVMWSTRVCTGLLVELASYGDEHRGLVAYACFLIYMLFSLLVVF
- the LOC110872372 gene encoding zinc finger A20 and AN1 domain-containing stress-associated protein 6; amino-acid sequence: MAEEHKCQQPSTHVLCANNCGFFGSPTTLNLCSKCYKDHCLKDHHISTAKIALTRQPESSSSSRAAVADAAGVPNLVSPDQSLPNLTTPDLTVPTVLVTDAKPEQRNRCGCCRKRVGLTGFTCKCGMVFCGTHRYPEKHECSFDFKTVGKEAIARENPVVKGVKLEKI